GGATAAGCGTTTCCGTTGACAGTGGAACTTCCCATGCTTTCGTAGTCAGGCCAGGATGGTGGAGCGCCCTTGAATGCCACAGTGACTATGGCTTTTTGCAGCTCATTTGACCTTTTTCTTCTGGAGAAAAGGGGCAACGCATTTCAGAATGAGTCATTGGCAAAAAAAGGCACTTTAAGGTCTTACCCAGGACCACGCCTCAATGGAGGCACACTGTACCCTTGTCTTAAACACATTCCGTGCCATGAATCTGCCATGGGGCAAGCGTATGAAAATAAACGGAAAAAAGTTTCTGCGCGAAACGGCCAGCAACCGATGTGCGGAATATTCTCTCCCAGATGAAGAATATTCCGCGATTCATGTCAAGGCAGGGCGGCAAGCATAGAGCGAAGCCTGGATATCATGGCCAACTCCTGATCAGAGGAAGCCGGCTGTCATTCAACCTCTGTGCATTCCGTCCGATTGTTTATTCCCGAACTTCATTCGTGGCTTTGAGTCTGGTGCGCTTGGAAATCGACACGACTTTTTTGCGGCCAGAATGCAATATCTGTCCGTCTTTTTGCGCCTCTAGCTAAAACCCTCCAGAAAGCCTGTAAACCGAGACCCCAGCTCTTCCCGTCTTTTAGTCCTCGATATTTTAAAATAATTGATTCCAAAAACACTAAGCGTGCGAACGCCTGCAAGTTCTCCCATTCAATATCCCATCGCGAAAATCGAAGCACTCATCCCCTCACTTTGCCCGATAAAGCACACCAAAATGTGCGTAAATAAAATTAGCAGACATGTTTAAACTACTGCTTAAAAGTGATGTATAGAAGAATTTATTATTGACTTAAATGGTAGGGTTAGAATATGGTTGCAAGCACGTTTCGAGGGCAGACAAACCATTTTCGACGGAGGTGTATTGTGCGGAAGATTGTGTTGGTATTTTTGTTGGGGGGCCTTGGGCTCATCTTCTCAGCCTCTTCGGCCTTTGCCGAGCTGGGTGATTTTTTCGTGACAACCGATTGGCTGGCCAAGCGCCGGCACCAGGTCAAAATTGTCGATGTACGTGTGACCCCTATGTATCTTCTCGGTCACATTGACGGGGCGCTCAGTATTCCGAAACAGCAATTTCTGTCCACCCGGGGCGGGGTCAAAAGCCTGGTTCCAACAGTATCGGAGTTCGCGTCCCTAATGGATCGCTATGGCATTACACCGGATACGACCGTGGTCGCCTATGCCGAGGATGACAACCCGTACGCCGCACGATTTATCTGGACTCTCCGATACCACGGACACGAACGGGCCTATGTCCTGGATGGTGGTTTTAACAAGTGGGCCAAGGAAAACGGCCCCACAGCGTTTCTCCCCACGAAGGTGGTGTCGACGGCAGGCTATCATTGCCAGCCAGGCAGAGATATCCGGGCAGAGACAGACTATATTCTGACCCGTCTGGGAAATCCTGGGGTGATGGTTTGGGATACGCGAAGCTACAAGGAATTCGATGGATCCGATATTCGGGCCGAGCGCGGCGGACACATTCCCGGTGCTGTTCATCTGGATTGGACGAACCTGCAGAAGGAGGTCGACGGTGTCCGTGTACTTAAGAGCGAGGAGGAGATTCGGGCCTTGCTCACGGCGGTCGGAATCACGCCTGAGCAGGACATCGTGGCCCATTGCCAAACCGGGATCCGTTCTTCCTATGCGACCCTGGTTCTGTTGGGACTCGGGTACCGCGTCGAAAATTACGACGGTTCCTGGATTGAATGGGCCAACAACAAGGCACTGCCCGTCAACAGGACCATTCGAACCGCCTCGCGAAGCCATTAAACCGCGCCATTGGGGGGCGTTAAGAAAACAAGTCAATAAATAGGAGGAAAAAAACTATGCGTATTGCTGGAATTGAGAAATCCAAAGGTCCTGTCTGGTTGCGGGTTCTGTTCAAGATTATGGGATCGCGCTCTGGCGGAGTACCAACCCCTCTGTGGGTGTATGGCTGGAAACCAAGCATTCTAAAATCGTTCCTTGGCTTGGGCCGTTCGGTCCGCACCCCGGGTGAACTGCCCGAGAGATTGAAGAGGCTTGCCATGTATTGGACGGCACGGCAGGTCGAGTGCGCGTTCTGAATTGATCTGACGAATCGTCTCGCCCGTGAGGCGGGAATAACCCACGAAGAAATTGCTGCTCTTGCCAATTACTGCAGCAGCGACATGTTCACCGACCTGGAGAAAAATGTCCTGGCCTATGCCGAGGCTGTCACGGCCACGCCTTCACGTGTTACGGACGAACTTTTTGAAAAGCTCTCTACGCAATTAAATGAAGTACAGATGGTGGAATTGACGGCAGCCATCGCCCTGGAGAATTTTAGTGCCCGCTTCAATCGCGCCTTTGGCATCGAGCCGGGAAAGTCAGTTTCGTTGAATAACGGGAAATAGGCGCAAATCCGTTCCACATTAAAATGTCTGGAGACCCCATGGAGAAAAAGAAAATCCTTTTGGTCCTGATTTTGGCAGGACTTGTGGCTTTGTTTATCGGCCTTGACCTGAATCGCTTCCTGTCGCTGGAAGGTATTAAAACGCACCGGGATGCTTTGGAGGCCTTTTATGCCAGGAATCGGCTGATCACTCCGATTGCTTTTATCCTGGTCTACATCATTCAGACAGCGCTTTCCCTTCCAGG
The sequence above is a segment of the Desulfuromonas sp. KJ2020 genome. Coding sequences within it:
- a CDS encoding rhodanese-like domain-containing protein: MTTDWLAKRRHQVKIVDVRVTPMYLLGHIDGALSIPKQQFLSTRGGVKSLVPTVSEFASLMDRYGITPDTTVVAYAEDDNPYAARFIWTLRYHGHERAYVLDGGFNKWAKENGPTAFLPTKVVSTAGYHCQPGRDIRAETDYILTRLGNPGVMVWDTRSYKEFDGSDIRAERGGHIPGAVHLDWTNLQKEVDGVRVLKSEEEIRALLTAVGITPEQDIVAHCQTGIRSSYATLVLLGLGYRVENYDGSWIEWANNKALPVNRTIRTASRSH
- a CDS encoding carboxymuconolactone decarboxylase family protein encodes the protein MFTDLEKNVLAYAEAVTATPSRVTDELFEKLSTQLNEVQMVELTAAIALENFSARFNRAFGIEPGKSVSLNNGK